A single Rhodothermales bacterium DNA region contains:
- a CDS encoding DUF721 domain-containing protein: MSSKHRPEPLGDVLGKLIGSLGIERKLDEARIVDAWKEVAGGPINAVTERVWASKGILYVVVTSATWRQELYLHRNAWRKRLNERLEAPLVQDIVFR; encoded by the coding sequence GAGACGTGCTCGGCAAACTGATCGGATCGCTGGGCATCGAGCGCAAGCTGGATGAAGCGCGCATCGTCGATGCCTGGAAAGAGGTCGCCGGCGGCCCCATCAACGCCGTCACCGAACGCGTCTGGGCCAGCAAGGGGATCCTCTATGTGGTCGTCACGTCGGCCACGTGGCGGCAGGAGTTGTACCTGCATCGGAACGCGTGGCGAAAACGGCTGAACGAACGGCTGGAGGCGCCGCTCGTTCAGGATATCGTGTTTCGGTGA